The following are from one region of the Osmerus eperlanus unplaced genomic scaffold, fOsmEpe2.1 SCAFFOLD_437, whole genome shotgun sequence genome:
- the LOC134016181 gene encoding LOW QUALITY PROTEIN: diacylglycerol O-acyltransferase 2-like (The sequence of the model RefSeq protein was modified relative to this genomic sequence to represent the inferred CDS: deleted 1 base in 1 codon) produces LIKTHNLLPSRNYIFGYHPHGILCFGAFCNFGTEATGFSKKFPGIRPSLATLAGNFRMPVLRDYLMSGGICPVNRNSIDYILSRNGTGNAVVIVVGGAAESLNCAPGVNSVTLKKRKGFVKLALQQGADLVPVYSFGENEVYKQLIFEEGTWWRLAQRRLQKLIGFAPCLFHGCGLFLDDTWGLVPYCKPITTVVGEPITVPKIEEPSQEVVDQYHAMYISSLVKLFDKYKVRFAQKDSVLEVQ; encoded by the exons CTCATTAAGACGCACAACCTGCTGCCCAGCCGGAACTACATCTTTGGCTACCATCCCCATGGCATTTTGTGCTTCGGGGCTTTCTGTAACTTTGGGACGGAGGCCACAGGCTTCTCCAAGAAATTCCCTGGAATTAGGCCCTCCCTGGCAACCCTGGCTGGAAACTTCCGGATGCCGGTGCTGAGGGACTATTTGATGTCTGGAG GCATCTGTCCGGTGAACCGAAACTCCATCGACTACATCCTGTCCCGGAACGGAACGGGCAATGCCGTGGTCATTGTCGTTGGGGGAGCGGCAGAGTCCCTGAACTGTGCTCCCGGCGTGAATTCTGTCACCCTGAAGAAGCGCAAGGGATTTGTGAAACTGGCCCTGCAACAGGG GGCTGACCTGGTGCCTGTGTATTCGTTTGGGGAGAACGAGGTCTACAAGCAGCTGATCTTCGAGGAGGGCACGTGGTGGCGGCTGGCTCAGAGGAGACTGCAGAAGCTGATTGGGTTTGCGCCCTGCTTGTTCCATGGCTGCGGCCTGTTTCTC GACGACACCTGGGGCCTGGTGCCTTACTGTAAACCCATCACCACTGTTG TTGGGGAGCCCATCACCGTGCCTAAGATCGAGGAGCCCAGCCAGGAAGTGGTGGACCAGTACCACGCCATGTACATCAGCTCCCTGGTCAAGCTCTTCGACAAGTACAAGGTCCGCTTCGCCCAGAAGGATAGCGTCCTAGAGGTCCAGTGA